One Thalassotalea sediminis DNA segment encodes these proteins:
- the kdsC gene encoding 3-deoxy-manno-octulosonate-8-phosphatase KdsC yields the protein MVNTLYGDVPASVFEKAKKIKLFVCDIDGVFSDGRIYLGNDGEELKAFHTKDGYGIKALGASGVDVAVITGRQSNIVQTRMSALNVKHIVQGQENKLPTLKDMIASLSLVPEQVAYIGDDMPDFECMSYVGLSIAVKDAHPSILAIADYTTYTHGGFGAVREVCDLFMQSQNTLKFAKGASI from the coding sequence ATGGTGAATACCTTATATGGCGATGTACCTGCTTCAGTCTTTGAAAAAGCGAAAAAAATAAAATTGTTTGTGTGTGATATCGACGGCGTATTCTCTGATGGACGTATTTATCTTGGCAATGACGGCGAAGAACTCAAGGCTTTTCACACTAAAGACGGTTATGGTATTAAAGCGCTTGGCGCAAGTGGCGTTGATGTTGCCGTTATCACTGGAAGACAATCTAATATAGTGCAAACAAGAATGTCTGCACTTAACGTCAAACATATCGTACAAGGGCAAGAAAACAAACTGCCAACATTAAAAGACATGATAGCCAGCCTATCGCTTGTTCCTGAACAGGTTGCTTATATTGGTGATGACATGCCAGATTTTGAGTGTATGAGTTATGTTGGCTTAAGTATCGCAGTAAAAGATGCTCACCCAAGTATTTTAGCTATTGCCGACTATACTACATATACCCATGGAGGCTTTGGAGCAGTTCGTGAAGTTTGTGATTTATTCATGCAAAGTCAAAATACGTTAAAGTTTGCCAAAGGCGCAAGTATATGA
- the lptC gene encoding LPS export ABC transporter periplasmic protein LptC has product MSRTQIFSLLFFVLTVTAYSILEWHHTKQEDIQVVENNITPDFIAESLKSEAFSQKGLLTYRIDASRMEHYSELAVTHFEFPKYTLYPKDSDAPWKISANEGTLYNSNRVKLENKVLLISTDENSLIREIHGKYLELDLNTNIISSENSIRIKGVDFAMQGTGLIIDLNTKQVTLTQHEQTIYQPSTH; this is encoded by the coding sequence ATGAGTCGCACCCAGATATTTTCCTTATTATTCTTTGTCTTGACGGTCACAGCCTATAGCATTCTTGAATGGCATCACACAAAACAGGAAGATATCCAAGTGGTAGAAAACAACATTACGCCGGACTTCATTGCGGAATCCTTAAAAAGTGAAGCTTTTTCGCAAAAAGGACTATTAACGTATCGCATCGATGCGTCGCGTATGGAACATTACAGTGAATTAGCGGTCACACATTTTGAGTTTCCTAAATATACGTTATACCCAAAAGATAGCGACGCTCCCTGGAAAATAAGCGCCAATGAAGGCACACTTTATAACAGCAATCGAGTAAAACTGGAAAACAAAGTATTATTAATTTCAACGGATGAAAACAGTTTAATTAGAGAAATTCATGGAAAGTATTTAGAGCTTGACCTAAATACTAATATTATTAGCTCCGAGAACAGCATAAGAATCAAAGGTGTAGATTTTGCTATGCAAGGCACTGGCTTAATAATAGACTTAAACACGAAACAGGTAACTCTCACACAACATGAACAAACTATTTATCAACCGTCTACACACTAG
- the lptA gene encoding lipopolysaccharide transport periplasmic protein LptA, whose translation MASIYAAEIDLKQEISIDATRQAADLKNKIFSYIDNVVIKQGSLIIKADLVQVITASDTDTKTYIAKGKPATFKQTLEDGTPIYLQANEIKYEPAKNTVTISGDAELRQEGSKVNGSVITYNFITEQVLANGEDDQRVKTVLQPKHLEKKNK comes from the coding sequence ATGGCTAGCATTTATGCCGCTGAAATTGATTTAAAACAAGAAATTAGTATTGATGCAACGAGACAAGCAGCGGATCTAAAAAACAAAATATTTAGCTATATCGACAATGTTGTAATTAAACAAGGTTCACTGATAATAAAAGCTGATCTTGTGCAAGTTATCACAGCATCAGATACAGATACAAAAACCTATATAGCAAAAGGAAAACCCGCTACGTTTAAGCAAACACTTGAAGATGGTACCCCCATTTATTTACAGGCGAATGAAATTAAGTATGAGCCTGCTAAGAATACCGTTACTATCTCAGGTGATGCGGAGCTCCGTCAAGAAGGCAGTAAAGTAAACGGTAGTGTTATTACTTACAACTTTATTACCGAGCAAGTATTAGCTAATGGTGAAGATGATCAGCGCGTTAAAACGGTATTACAGCCTAAGCACCTGGAAAAAAAGAATAAATGA